A portion of the Oxynema aestuarii AP17 genome contains these proteins:
- the cutA gene encoding divalent-cation tolerance protein CutA, with product MIETTDRYGIVLVTAPSERDAKTIARGLVDANLAACVSISAIESIYTWKGEVNEDREWQLIVKTDLTHFDRLEAKVRELHNYEVPEIIAIPIIAGFEPYLNWIGEQCRPSSC from the coding sequence ATGATTGAAACAACCGATCGCTACGGCATCGTCCTAGTCACCGCCCCCTCCGAACGAGACGCCAAAACCATCGCCCGAGGCTTAGTCGATGCGAACCTCGCCGCCTGTGTCAGCATCAGTGCGATCGAGTCCATTTATACCTGGAAAGGAGAAGTCAACGAAGATCGAGAATGGCAATTGATCGTTAAAACCGATTTAACCCACTTCGATCGCTTAGAAGCCAAAGTTCGGGAACTTCACAATTACGAAGTCCCCGAAATTATTGCGATTCCGATTATCGCCGGATTTGAACCCTATTTAAACTGGATAGGCGAACAATGTCGCCCCAGTTCGTGCTAA
- the fabF gene encoding beta-ketoacyl-ACP synthase II — translation MTNVERKRVVVTGLGAITPIGNTLQEYWEGLSSGRNGIGPITAFDASKHACRIAGEVKGFDPHDYLDRKEAKRMDRFAQFAIAGSKQALADASFEIDDLNAGQVGVIIGTGIGGIKVMEDQQTVYLNRGPDRCSPFMVPMMIANMAAGLTAIHTGAKGPNSCPVTACAAGSNAVGDAFRLVQSGYAKLAICGGTEAAITPLSVAGFASARALSTRNDDPTRACRPFDRDRDGFVMGEGTGILLLEELEHALDRGAKIYAEIVGYGMTCDAYHITSPVPGGTGATRAMELAMADGGIAPEQVSYINAHGTSTPANDKTETLAIKKALGDRAAEVAISSTKSMTGHLLGGSGGIEAVATVMAIANDRVPPTINLENPDPECDLDYIPDRSRAQTVNVALSNSFGFGGHNVTLAFKKFA, via the coding sequence ATGACCAACGTCGAACGAAAACGAGTTGTTGTTACGGGTCTTGGTGCGATTACCCCGATTGGAAATACTCTCCAAGAGTATTGGGAAGGATTGTCGAGCGGGCGGAATGGGATCGGACCGATTACCGCCTTCGATGCCTCCAAACATGCCTGCCGAATTGCCGGAGAAGTCAAAGGATTCGACCCGCACGATTATTTGGATCGCAAAGAGGCCAAGCGCATGGATCGCTTCGCTCAGTTTGCCATTGCAGGCAGCAAGCAAGCGCTGGCGGATGCAAGCTTTGAGATCGATGACCTGAACGCAGGACAGGTGGGGGTCATCATCGGCACGGGCATTGGTGGCATTAAGGTGATGGAAGACCAGCAGACGGTCTATCTCAATCGAGGACCCGATCGCTGTAGTCCGTTCATGGTGCCGATGATGATTGCCAACATGGCTGCCGGACTGACGGCGATCCATACCGGAGCCAAAGGGCCCAATTCCTGCCCGGTGACCGCTTGTGCGGCGGGGTCGAATGCGGTCGGCGATGCCTTCCGGTTAGTTCAAAGCGGTTATGCCAAGCTGGCGATCTGCGGCGGTACGGAAGCGGCGATCACGCCCTTGTCCGTGGCTGGATTTGCCTCGGCGCGGGCGCTTTCGACCCGCAATGACGATCCGACCCGAGCCTGCCGTCCGTTCGATCGCGATCGCGACGGCTTCGTTATGGGCGAAGGCACGGGCATCCTGCTGCTCGAAGAATTAGAACACGCCCTCGATCGCGGCGCCAAGATTTATGCGGAAATCGTCGGGTACGGCATGACCTGCGATGCCTATCACATCACCTCTCCCGTTCCCGGCGGCACCGGAGCAACCCGGGCGATGGAACTGGCGATGGCAGATGGCGGGATCGCTCCCGAACAGGTCAGCTACATCAACGCCCACGGGACGAGTACCCCCGCCAACGATAAAACCGAGACCCTCGCGATTAAAAAAGCTTTGGGCGATCGCGCCGCCGAGGTGGCGATTAGCTCGACCAAATCGATGACCGGGCATTTACTCGGCGGATCCGGCGGGATCGAAGCTGTGGCAACGGTGATGGCGATCGCCAACGATCGCGTCCCCCCGACCATTAACTTAGAAAATCCCGACCCCGAGTGTGACTTGGATTACATTCCCGATCGAAGTCGCGCCCAAACGGTGAACGTCGCCTTGTCCAATTCTTTCGGGTTTGGCGGGCATAACGTCACCTTAGCGTTTAAAAAGTTCGCCTGA
- a CDS encoding Tll0287-like domain-containing protein: MIRKLAWNSLNVSLKFLVILGLVFLGGSVLSFAVLSNLHNRTATDQVSQQAIVLMETIDSVRQYTNAQVSDLLEQPLESQDRFIPEAIPSYAARQVFEQFRGKKGFENYLYKDATLNPTNLRDRADPFEAELVEQFRRQPNLEELQGFRNILGQQHFYVARPLVIRQPQCLRCHSTPEAAPKSQIAMYGAENGFGWQLGEIIGAQTIYVPASAVFDTAFRDCLTALSVFIGIFALVIVIVNRLVRQLAIAPIGPIAQLARKISNNELSGESEAGVEELRQLDRIARRQDEFGQLSRLFREMAQAIYSRERNFLEQLQRLRLESDRARQSKAGREAELKRPRDWRSLVDRARQLRQHGSTED, from the coding sequence ATGATCCGTAAGCTTGCCTGGAACAGCCTTAACGTCAGCTTGAAATTTCTGGTCATTCTCGGGCTGGTATTTCTCGGTGGCAGCGTCTTGAGCTTTGCAGTCCTTTCCAACTTGCACAATCGGACCGCCACCGACCAGGTTTCCCAACAGGCGATCGTCCTGATGGAAACGATCGATTCCGTGCGGCAATATACGAACGCCCAAGTCAGCGACTTGTTGGAACAACCCTTGGAATCGCAAGATCGATTCATTCCGGAAGCGATCCCCAGTTATGCGGCGCGGCAAGTGTTCGAGCAGTTTCGGGGAAAAAAGGGGTTTGAAAATTATCTGTATAAAGATGCAACCCTCAACCCGACCAACTTGCGCGATCGCGCCGACCCCTTTGAAGCCGAACTGGTCGAGCAGTTTCGGCGTCAGCCGAATCTCGAAGAACTCCAAGGCTTCCGCAACATTTTAGGACAACAACATTTTTACGTCGCGCGCCCCTTAGTCATTCGTCAACCCCAGTGTTTGCGCTGCCACAGCACCCCGGAAGCGGCACCGAAGAGCCAGATCGCAATGTACGGGGCCGAAAATGGTTTTGGCTGGCAACTCGGAGAAATTATTGGAGCGCAGACGATTTACGTGCCCGCCAGTGCCGTTTTCGATACCGCCTTTCGGGATTGTTTGACGGCATTGAGTGTATTTATCGGGATTTTTGCCCTGGTTATCGTGATTGTCAACCGTTTGGTGCGCCAGCTCGCGATCGCCCCGATCGGCCCGATCGCCCAACTAGCCCGTAAAATTAGCAACAACGAACTGAGCGGCGAGAGTGAAGCGGGAGTCGAAGAACTGCGCCAGCTCGATCGCATCGCCCGCCGTCAGGACGAATTCGGGCAACTGTCCCGACTGTTTCGCGAGATGGCTCAAGCCATTTACTCGCGAGAACGCAACTTTTTAGAACAATTGCAACGGTTGCGCCTGGAGAGCGATCGCGCCCGCCAGAGCAAAGCGGGCCGCGAAGCCGAACTCAAGCGCCCTCGGGACTGGCGCTCTTTAGTCGATCGCGCCCGACAACTGCGCCAGCACGGCTCGACCGAGGACTAA
- a CDS encoding DUF2949 domain-containing protein — protein sequence MTNLNYSLTPAIAFLKQELSLSNASIEMALRYSDRECGPLPTILLKYGLISVEQFDRLFTWLQREGAEIAAPVSAAWSGEPPADPEGW from the coding sequence ATGACAAACCTTAACTATTCATTAACTCCGGCGATCGCCTTTTTAAAACAAGAATTATCCCTCTCCAATGCCTCAATTGAAATGGCCTTGCGCTACAGCGATCGCGAATGCGGGCCGTTGCCGACGATCTTGTTAAAATATGGCTTAATCTCCGTGGAGCAATTCGATCGCCTGTTCACCTGGCTGCAACGCGAAGGAGCAGAGATCGCCGCTCCCGTGTCCGCCGCTTGGAGCGGCGAGCCTCCCGCAGACCCCGAAGGGTGGTAA
- the psaC gene encoding photosystem I iron-sulfur center protein PsaC, protein MSHSVKIYDTCIGCTQCVRACPLDVLEMVPWDGCKAGQIASSPRTEDCIGCKRCETACPTDFLSVRVYLGAETTRSMGLAY, encoded by the coding sequence ATGTCTCATTCCGTCAAAATCTACGACACGTGCATTGGCTGCACCCAATGTGTCCGTGCTTGTCCTCTTGACGTATTAGAAATGGTGCCTTGGGATGGTTGCAAAGCCGGACAAATTGCTTCCTCCCCGCGTACCGAAGATTGCATCGGCTGCAAGCGCTGCGAAACCGCCTGCCCGACTGACTTCTTAAGCGTCCGCGTCTATCTCGGCGCCGAAACGACTCGGAGCATGGGTCTGGCTTACTAA
- the acpP gene encoding acyl carrier protein encodes MSQEDIFEKVKKIVIEQLEVEPDQVKPEANFANDLNADSLDVVELVMALEEEFDIEIPDEAAEDIATVQAAVDYISSKVAASA; translated from the coding sequence ATGAGTCAAGAGGACATTTTCGAGAAAGTCAAGAAGATTGTCATCGAACAATTAGAAGTCGAACCCGACCAAGTCAAACCCGAAGCCAATTTTGCTAACGATCTCAACGCCGATTCCTTAGATGTCGTTGAATTAGTAATGGCTTTAGAAGAAGAATTTGATATTGAAATTCCCGATGAAGCGGCAGAAGACATAGCTACGGTGCAAGCTGCCGTGGACTATATCAGCAGCAAAGTGGCAGCCTCTGCGTAA
- the tkt gene encoding transketolase codes for MAVATQSLQELCINSIRFLAIDAVEKANSGHPGLPMGAAPMAFVLWDRLMRYNPKNPKWFNRDRFILSAGHGCMLQYALLYLTGYDGVSIDDIQQFRQWESKTPGHPENFQTEGVEVTTGPLGQGIANGVGIAMAEAHLAAKFNKPDLNIVDHYTYVILGDGCNMEGVSGEACSLAGHLGLGKLIALYDDNHISIDGSTDISFTEDVGKRFEAYGWHVQHVENGNTDLDAIQKAIEAAKKVTDKPSLIKVTTTIGYGSPNKANSHDVHGAALGADEVKATREYLGWNYPEFEVPQDALSHFRKAVERGASYEQEWNSLWTRYKTEYAEEAALLERMMSGKLPEGWDKALPTYTPEDKGDATRNHSGKVLNALAGVLPELIGGSADLAPSNKTLLKCSGDFQKGAYENRNLRFGVREHGMGAICNGIALHGSGLIPYGATFLVFTDYMRGAIRLSALAEAGVIWVMTHDSIGVGEDGPTHQPIEHVATLRAIPELIVMRPADGNETSGAYKVAVENRKRPTLLALSRQGLPNLAGSSIEGVSKGGYILSDSDGTPEIILIGTGSETHLCAEAAEKLRAEGKKVRVVSMPSWEIFDEQDDAYRESVLPKAVTKRLAVEAGSSFGWCRYVGSEGDTVCIDRFGVSAPGGVALKNFGFTVDNVVAKAKALLG; via the coding sequence ATGGCCGTTGCAACCCAATCCCTCCAAGAACTTTGCATCAACTCCATTCGCTTTTTAGCGATTGATGCGGTAGAAAAAGCGAACTCAGGCCATCCCGGACTGCCCATGGGCGCCGCCCCGATGGCCTTCGTCCTCTGGGACCGCTTGATGCGCTACAACCCCAAAAATCCCAAGTGGTTCAACCGCGATCGCTTCATCCTCTCCGCCGGACACGGCTGCATGTTGCAGTACGCCCTGCTCTACCTGACGGGTTACGACGGTGTAAGCATCGACGATATCCAGCAATTCCGCCAGTGGGAATCGAAAACCCCCGGTCACCCGGAAAACTTCCAAACCGAAGGGGTCGAAGTCACCACCGGACCGCTCGGTCAAGGGATTGCCAACGGCGTCGGGATCGCCATGGCCGAAGCCCATCTGGCGGCCAAATTCAACAAACCCGACCTCAACATCGTAGACCACTACACCTACGTCATCCTCGGTGATGGTTGCAACATGGAAGGGGTCTCTGGAGAAGCTTGCTCCCTCGCCGGACACCTCGGCCTCGGCAAGCTGATCGCCTTGTACGACGACAACCACATTTCCATCGACGGTTCCACCGATATCTCCTTTACCGAAGATGTCGGCAAGCGCTTTGAAGCCTACGGCTGGCACGTCCAACATGTCGAAAACGGCAACACGGACCTCGACGCCATTCAAAAGGCGATCGAAGCAGCCAAGAAAGTCACCGACAAGCCCTCCTTAATTAAAGTCACCACCACCATCGGCTACGGCTCCCCCAACAAAGCCAACAGCCACGACGTTCACGGGGCAGCCCTCGGCGCCGATGAAGTCAAAGCTACTCGCGAATACTTGGGCTGGAACTATCCCGAGTTTGAAGTTCCTCAAGACGCCCTCAGCCACTTCCGCAAAGCGGTAGAACGCGGCGCCAGCTACGAACAAGAATGGAACAGTTTGTGGACGCGCTACAAAACCGAATACGCCGAAGAAGCCGCCCTCTTAGAACGGATGATGAGCGGTAAACTTCCCGAAGGGTGGGACAAAGCCCTGCCGACCTACACCCCGGAAGATAAAGGAGACGCCACCCGCAACCACTCCGGTAAAGTCCTCAACGCCCTCGCTGGCGTGCTGCCCGAACTGATCGGCGGTTCGGCGGACTTGGCGCCTTCCAACAAAACCCTGCTCAAATGCTCCGGCGACTTCCAGAAAGGCGCTTACGAAAACCGCAACCTCCGCTTCGGGGTGCGCGAACACGGCATGGGCGCCATCTGCAACGGCATCGCCCTGCACGGCTCCGGCTTAATCCCCTACGGTGCGACCTTCTTGGTGTTCACCGACTACATGCGCGGTGCGATTCGCCTATCTGCTCTGGCGGAAGCGGGGGTCATTTGGGTGATGACCCACGACTCCATCGGCGTCGGCGAAGACGGCCCGACCCACCAACCGATCGAACATGTCGCCACCTTGCGCGCCATCCCCGAGTTGATCGTCATGCGTCCGGCGGATGGTAACGAAACTTCCGGCGCCTACAAAGTCGCCGTCGAAAATCGCAAACGCCCGACCTTGTTGGCCCTGTCCCGTCAAGGACTGCCCAACTTGGCCGGAAGCTCGATCGAAGGGGTGAGCAAGGGGGGTTACATCCTCTCCGACAGCGACGGTACCCCGGAGATTATCCTCATCGGGACGGGTTCGGAAACTCATCTGTGTGCCGAAGCGGCGGAAAAACTGCGCGCTGAAGGGAAGAAAGTTCGCGTGGTGTCGATGCCGAGCTGGGAAATCTTCGACGAGCAAGACGATGCCTATCGCGAGTCCGTGCTGCCGAAAGCGGTCACCAAGCGTCTCGCGGTGGAAGCGGGTTCGAGCTTCGGCTGGTGCCGCTATGTCGGTTCCGAAGGGGATACGGTCTGTATCGATCGCTTCGGCGTCTCCGCTCCCGGCGGCGTGGCGCTCAAGAACTTTGGCTTTACTGTCGATAATGTGGTCGCCAAAGCGAAAGCGCTCTTAGGTTAA
- a CDS encoding CoB--CoM heterodisulfide reductase iron-sulfur subunit B family protein, with amino-acid sequence MVSKSLKYAYFPGCVAQGACRELYQSTGALAEALGIELVELKKASCCGSGTFKEDSQLLEDAVNARNIALAEQLNLPLLTHCSTCQGVIGHVDERLKALKTEDPAYIDRIDTLLSEQHCSPYRGTTEVKHLLWALVGDYGLEALRDRVRRPLSELKCAAFYGCYLLRKQSTLPYDDPFDPRSMENLFEAVGATPVIYRGRTQCCGWPLSSYATEQSFQMAGTHIQEAIAAGADCLVTPCPLCHLNLDSRQPEVAQQIGQPLNLPVLHLPQLVALALGLEPEQLGLDRHVVSTRSLLQKLAF; translated from the coding sequence ATGGTATCTAAATCGCTCAAATACGCTTACTTTCCCGGTTGTGTTGCCCAAGGCGCTTGTCGCGAACTGTATCAGTCTACCGGAGCGTTGGCCGAAGCTCTCGGGATCGAGCTGGTGGAACTAAAAAAAGCGTCTTGCTGCGGTTCCGGCACGTTTAAGGAAGATTCCCAACTGTTGGAAGATGCGGTCAACGCGCGCAATATTGCCCTCGCCGAACAACTCAATTTACCCCTGCTCACCCACTGCAGTACCTGTCAGGGGGTGATCGGTCATGTAGACGAGCGGCTGAAAGCGTTAAAAACGGAAGATCCCGCCTATATCGACCGAATCGATACATTACTGAGCGAACAACACTGCTCTCCCTATCGCGGCACCACGGAAGTCAAACACTTGCTGTGGGCGTTAGTGGGGGATTACGGTTTGGAGGCGTTGCGCGATCGCGTGCGCCGTCCCCTGTCGGAACTCAAGTGTGCTGCGTTCTACGGCTGCTACCTGTTACGCAAGCAAAGCACCCTCCCCTACGACGATCCGTTCGACCCGCGCTCGATGGAAAACCTGTTTGAGGCGGTGGGGGCGACTCCGGTGATTTATCGAGGGCGGACTCAATGTTGCGGTTGGCCGTTGTCGAGTTACGCTACCGAACAGTCGTTTCAAATGGCGGGAACCCACATCCAAGAGGCGATCGCCGCCGGGGCCGATTGTCTGGTCACTCCTTGTCCCTTGTGCCATCTGAATTTAGACTCGCGTCAGCCCGAGGTCGCCCAACAGATCGGCCAACCCCTCAACTTACCCGTGCTGCACTTACCGCAACTGGTGGCTCTGGCGTTGGGACTCGAACCGGAACAACTCGGCTTAGACCGTCACGTGGTTTCGACGCGCTCTTTGTTACAAAAATTAGCATTCTAG
- a CDS encoding WD40 repeat domain-containing protein, which yields MEPGELAKLEMRLYKPLPGIGGWLRQQAAQLLVEDRSAAAAQLLAQAAIAPDDERLNEIAIEALRKLEGPEAIDAVCAVWASTRHERLTQLLLERRWIARHPLALCLLTALKVGQVEQAIEKIPDPIKPLLKACRDRDVQIAHAARQCLFRLQNPEAIDALCKQWAMTRTPFLEQVLLSGSYIARQPLLIRVLSALKVGQMQVVTQEGGEVVEPLLIACRDVDGWIVMQALVALRQLQRPKAREEVCRWAIERDHPLASEAAIAAKYAPSDPQKRALFYYLTEQWADYDQLDIDGSLLQNAYLDADEAVRSRIADKARKAGRLEIVETIVGPPNRRRLGEMSDREWENTIAILARSRSWSSMWKLAQQAPPAWSVRLLRQIEPQWQPQTPNELSGWQVLHKLASQCIGDVSALAGRMHCSHAIGPTSQPVTCFAIGPTSVGYVREPPLLAIALANGTVELWNTATGERVNTLGQPYSRTGDLDRPPVKHGGPIECLAFSHPGVGAYGKTLLLATGSDDRSVRLWRISTGQALQQLKGHTGPINCLAISPTGEQLATGSADGTVRLWRLPTGSLQATLTGHTGWINCLAISPDGQLLATGSADGTVRLWLLPSGEAIQTLTGHAGPVECLAISPDGQLLATASWDTTVRLWWLPVGAPFKTLSGHRGSVACLAFSPDGSAIATGSNDYSVRLWKLPDAEPLPPLEGHTGSISCLAFNPTGELLATGSWDRTVRLWHTATATAIQQLRGHEEWVMGLQFSDNGQVLATSSADKTVRLWTPQLARLSRLPVGALSTTDLEFVRRLAKDPHTSDAERSWLRFLMASIRWNRHQEMGGTSLTSASPSPSVDREWH from the coding sequence ATGGAACCCGGCGAACTGGCCAAACTGGAAATGAGGTTATACAAACCCCTGCCGGGGATTGGGGGATGGTTGCGGCAGCAGGCGGCCCAACTGTTGGTAGAAGACCGCTCGGCGGCGGCGGCCCAACTGTTGGCGCAAGCGGCGATCGCCCCGGACGACGAGCGCTTGAACGAAATTGCGATCGAGGCGTTGCGAAAGTTAGAAGGGCCCGAGGCGATCGATGCGGTATGTGCGGTCTGGGCGAGTACGCGCCACGAACGACTGACCCAGTTACTGCTCGAACGGCGCTGGATCGCCCGCCACCCCCTGGCGCTGTGCTTGCTGACGGCGTTAAAAGTCGGGCAGGTCGAGCAGGCGATCGAGAAGATCCCCGATCCGATCAAGCCCCTCCTGAAAGCCTGCCGCGATCGCGACGTGCAGATCGCCCATGCGGCGCGCCAGTGCTTGTTCCGCCTGCAAAATCCCGAGGCGATCGATGCCTTGTGCAAGCAGTGGGCGATGACCCGGACGCCCTTTTTAGAACAAGTGCTCTTAAGCGGCAGTTACATCGCCCGCCAACCGCTTTTAATCCGGGTATTGAGCGCCCTCAAAGTCGGACAGATGCAAGTGGTGACCCAAGAAGGGGGGGAAGTGGTCGAACCGTTGCTGATTGCCTGTCGCGATGTAGACGGCTGGATCGTGATGCAAGCGTTGGTAGCGTTGCGGCAGTTGCAACGACCGAAAGCGCGCGAGGAAGTCTGTCGCTGGGCGATCGAGCGAGACCATCCTTTAGCGAGCGAAGCGGCGATCGCCGCCAAATATGCCCCCAGCGACCCGCAAAAACGCGCCTTATTTTATTACCTCACCGAACAGTGGGCCGATTACGACCAGCTCGACATCGACGGCAGCTTGCTACAAAATGCCTATCTCGATGCCGACGAAGCGGTGCGATCGCGCATTGCCGACAAAGCCCGCAAAGCCGGACGCCTCGAAATCGTCGAAACGATCGTCGGACCGCCGAACCGCCGCCGACTCGGGGAGATGAGCGATCGCGAATGGGAAAATACGATCGCCATTTTAGCCCGCTCGCGATCGTGGTCGAGCATGTGGAAACTCGCCCAACAAGCGCCCCCCGCCTGGAGCGTGCGCCTCTTGCGCCAGATCGAACCCCAGTGGCAACCGCAGACCCCCAACGAGTTATCCGGGTGGCAGGTCCTGCACAAGCTCGCGAGCCAATGTATCGGCGATGTCTCCGCCTTAGCCGGACGGATGCACTGTTCCCACGCGATCGGTCCGACGAGCCAACCCGTGACCTGTTTCGCGATCGGGCCGACCAGTGTGGGCTACGTGCGAGAACCGCCCCTGTTGGCGATCGCCCTCGCCAACGGCACCGTCGAACTGTGGAATACCGCCACGGGGGAGCGCGTCAACACCCTCGGTCAGCCCTACAGCCGCACCGGAGACCTCGATCGCCCCCCAGTCAAACACGGCGGGCCGATCGAATGTCTCGCCTTCAGCCATCCCGGTGTGGGCGCCTACGGCAAAACCTTGCTACTGGCAACGGGAAGCGACGATCGCAGCGTCCGCCTCTGGCGCATTTCCACGGGCCAAGCCTTGCAACAACTCAAAGGACACACCGGACCGATCAACTGCCTCGCGATCAGTCCCACCGGAGAACAGCTCGCCACCGGAAGCGCCGACGGCACCGTGCGCCTCTGGCGCCTGCCGACCGGAAGCCTGCAAGCCACCCTCACCGGGCATACGGGCTGGATCAACTGCCTCGCGATCAGTCCCGACGGCCAACTCCTCGCCACTGGAAGCGCCGACGGCACCGTGCGCCTCTGGTTGCTTCCCAGTGGCGAAGCGATCCAAACCCTGACCGGACATGCCGGACCGGTCGAATGTTTGGCCATCTCTCCCGACGGCCAACTGCTGGCTACTGCCAGTTGGGATACCACGGTACGCTTGTGGTGGTTGCCTGTCGGCGCCCCCTTCAAAACCTTAAGCGGCCATCGCGGTTCCGTGGCCTGTCTGGCGTTCAGTCCCGACGGCAGCGCGATCGCCACCGGGAGCAACGATTACAGCGTCCGCCTTTGGAAACTCCCCGACGCCGAACCTTTACCCCCGTTAGAAGGCCATACCGGATCGATTTCCTGCTTGGCGTTCAACCCGACTGGGGAACTACTGGCCACGGGCAGTTGGGATCGTACCGTGCGGTTGTGGCATACCGCGACCGCGACCGCCATCCAGCAACTGCGCGGTCACGAAGAATGGGTGATGGGGTTGCAATTTAGCGATAACGGCCAAGTGCTGGCGACCAGCAGCGCCGACAAAACCGTGCGCTTGTGGACGCCGCAGTTAGCGCGGTTGAGCCGTTTGCCCGTGGGCGCCTTGAGTACGACCGATTTGGAGTTCGTCCGCCGCTTGGCTAAAGACCCCCATACCTCCGATGCGGAACGCAGTTGGTTGCGCTTTTTGATGGCCTCGATCCGATGGAACCGCCATCAGGAAATGGGGGGAACGAGTTTGACTTCGGCGAGTCCTTCGCCATCGGTCGATCGCGAATGGCATTAG